Genomic segment of Pochonia chlamydosporia 170 chromosome 1, whole genome shotgun sequence:
GCACGGCTTTCTCAAGAGGCAGATGTGCTGGTGTTTCATCATGATGGAGTTCCTCTAAGCTCGGGTCCATGGTTCGCGAGCATCTGTGTGTTTTATTATCACGGGAAGACGTGTCCTTGACAAGGACCACATCAATTGGTTCAATGTCAAATGCGTCGCGAGCTGAAAAAACCATGGTCTGCGAGTTTTTTGACCTGTCAGAGAGTTCCAAAACATCGTCGGTAATGTGAACCTGTCTTGTTGCCGGATATAGTGCCCTAACCCTGGTATTACGAATTGTCATATGGAATTTTGTCAAAAACGGTTTTGTGTGAATGGAATAGCCATGATGACATGATACGCTCGCTGGTCAGATCTCAGACCCTTTGCGTTTTACACATGACGGATTGTCGCTCCCTGCCCTCCCTGCCCTGGGCGATTTGGAGAATGGCTCCGGGAGATGGTTCTATTACATTGTCAAAATTAAGATTAAATTGTATTACTTCTTGGATTAAGCGGCAAGCTCTGGGCTCTAGTCATAACTAATTACTGCCTACCTGTCTTGcaaccaccagcagcttTTTGAACTGGAATTGGGGAATCTCCGTCCTCTGAGttatgaagaagaaaaccTGGCGCTCCTGGCATGATTTTCTCTTTGGACATGCCAAATCGTCAAACAGGCAAAGATTGACACTATCCAACGCGGTCCTCCGGTTGTAAATGACCAGGAAATCGTCCACGATGCTCAAACATACCGAGTCGTCACCTTCAATACCACAACTCTTGCATATACTTTCAACATAGGACATGCTGACACTTATGTTCCTGTAGATTACATGCATCACTGCTCCTGTATGTGAACGTCGAAGAATCTCCCTCGGCGATGTCGACCGAATCGAAAGCCGCTTTTGCGTCGTTGTCATGTATATACCCTCGAATTCTCGAATTGAGAGAAACGCCTCAACGGAGCAAGGCTGATGAAACGTACCAAAATCCAGTGTGTCCTCGTTAAAGAagacttcatcatcagaaGTGTCCTAAAACATACACCACTGCTTTGGTGGTTGTATGTCACGGCGTGTTAAACTTCCGCAGCTTCTCATATCGTAATCAGGAAATAAGACGGCTACCGAATAGTATAGTCCAAGTGATGACCAAAATTTCAGTTCTGGAATTCACTTGTCTTGGACACGATGCCAAAAGCTTACGAGTACGGTCTAGTCGTGGCAGTCTTAGATTTTGCTTTCGAAATTGGGTTCCGTTTGCATATTACTCAGATCCAGCTCATCTAGATCTCGGCAGTATGTCTCACTGTGATGTCCTGATCCACATCAACGAGAAATTCATGTAGACAGAGTAATAGAGCACCTGACGGCACGTCCTTCCATGATATAACAACAATTACTCTACTTGTTAGCAGCCGTTTTAGACATCCACTGTCCGGCATCGCAAGCTGGCAATGCATTTCTCAGACACACATGGTGAGTATCTCGAAATGTTTACCCGTCCCACAAAGAAAATTGATCAACTTAAAAGCTTGTGTATTCTTTTTGCCCACGAGTCTTTGTTCATGTGGATTTCTGTAGGTAATCGTTCTGATTGCTCTCCAGACACCTAAGCGTTTCTACTCACCTCGGAGGGATAGTCGAAGACTTTGCATTCAACGTCCTATTTGACATTGAACTAGGTCAGCGAGTTGGAAGAGTCGTTAGGAAGGAAGTAGCACACatgccttttcctttctaTTAGCAATCAGTTGCCGAGTATTTGCTGAGACAAGCTTGTAGCAAAGGTTTCAAGGCGACAAGAAAGCCTGCAAATTGATATCGTGTTCAAGCCATCCAGCATAAGGTTGTCGGCCTGCTATGTCCACGGAAGCACCTTTCAAGACCGTACATCTATTCCCCCTGTAATCCTGGCGGGAATATCGGGCAGGACTTTGGGAGAACCAGGTAGAGTATTCTAGACAAAGTCGAATTTGCACTCGCCTTTAAATTCGGGTTTGGTACGATATCAAAGCCTTAATCATGAATCTCGTGAAGAGGTTTCATGAAAGAACGGGAAACTCGCAGGCCGAGGTTTGCCCATTGCGAAAGGttccttgaacttgaaacAAATTGGCCGCCGCCATGGACTGAGCTTGCGCCAATTCGTGGAAGACTCTTCTGAGTTCTGCAATTACTGCAAAGTAAGTTCGGTCCTAAACTTTCCACATACCGAAACTCTCTGCCTCCGAGCACCTGTTAAGAGGACTTGGGAAAGCTCGACGTATCGCCGTGAGATTCAGTGGGCAAAGAAACGCATTCCAATAGCTTTGGTAGATTTGTGGGCTTGCCCTTTGTCATGCTGTGCCAAATTAGAAAGGAGACCTCGATGAATAGCAGATTTCCTCCTGACCTTGGCTCTCAAATCTTGCACTTTGGATTAGGAAGATGCAAAACAATACAGATCTGTAATGCACGTCACAATAAAGTTCTGGAAACCCGCAACATGCCTATCTTTAGCTTGAATAATGACCAATAAAAGATGATACGCCTGGATGGCTGGCAATTTAAGCTTCAGGTGTTGACCAGGTTGATCACTCTCCCGTAATTATGAGCAACGAACCAAACCAGATATAGACGCAATAGTTGTGTTGCGCATATCTCCGGGCAAAAAGATCACTGACCTCACAGTTTTGGTAATGACCAAGAGACCTACGTCTTCTAGATCGTCTTATCCGTTGCCATGGTTCGACATTCTTCATGCCCTCGTTAGAATAGCTTTGTCGGACTAGCAGAAAGGATCAGTTCGCTGAGCGTGCTTGAGCAAtgggaagatgatgacacAGAGATTGAATCAAGGTCGCTTGTCAAAGGTAGCCACATTGAAGCTGCCAACTCATCTTGCATTCTCGTTGGAACCATAGGGCATCGGTCATGGGGGGTCGAAATCGATATTAGCCCATTGTCGTCGTAATATCTCAGGGCCAATATGAAGTTCTATCTTGTCACTTATATCAGCGGCGCAAGTGGGATATGTGAGCTGTAGTTCGAAATCCGCCCCAGAGTGATGCCTCTAGAGTCAACCATCGTGTCTGCCAAGTCTAACATCGACGAGGTGATGAGACGAGAGTCCACCAAAGAAGGCTGAAATTGATCAggctgcttcatcttgccCTATTATTGGACATTGTGTTGTTTGAAGCCCGAGGACACCCTGACTTAAGTGGAAGGAATCAAGCATTAAACCTGATAGTGCCCCGGGAGCGTTGAGAGCACCTGACAATGCCATACGGAATCAATGAGGTTAAGACTGGGTCGGTGTACCATCCAGTACGTGCTCACTCCTGTTATTGAAAATGAAAGGCAGATCTTCTCATCTTGTTTGATGTCCGTATAATCTAGAGGAATACATTTAGCATTGATCACAGGCGCGGTTTTGCAAAGAGCAAGTTGAATCTCATATGATGTGAGAATCAGCGGCGGCTATTTAATTGCCCTTCAATGGCCACAGATTCCCATAGGTACAATATCTGCTTTGTCGGACTTCCTAAGGGTGCGGCGCATCGTAGGTGTCTGCTCAAATGCGCATTAAATCCATATGTACAGGATTCCGGTTCGAATCATCCGCGAAACTGGCAGTCAGCTAGATCCAAATACCGGATAAGTCATTCTGCAAGCTTCTTCGAAAGCTCGTAGCTGAAATCGCCCTAATTTTTATTGTATATTGACTGCGCAGCCTTAAAAAATGTACGATGACGACTTGTGCAGCCATACATAAGGAGTACCGCGTTTCTAGCGTTTTGAAGTCTAGCCGACCCTCGTTGTTTCGAAGATAATTTAGTACCGGCCATATGCAAAAGTCCCCTATGAATTATCTGAGGCGTATATCGATGAAGCACATACTCCCATTTGTGGGTTGTCATTAACGGTTCGGTTGTCTTATCCTCGTATCCCGGCACCAGGTACTGaaacagcaccaacattggCTCTGGTAATGGAATGTGTCACTAATTGTCTCTGATTGAAATCACAGTACATCTTGATCTAAGTGAAtttgtggtgtttttgcCCTCTTTCTGAGAGTTGGACCGTTGTCTCAATTTTGGTGAATTTCGGCACGTCTCTGTGATTAGCATCATAATTTCCAGTCATATCAAAGACCGCTCTGTCTCGCCAACGGCACTCGTACAACCCATTGTGGAGCGTATATGTCCTCCTTGTGGCCCTATGTGCGGCGCTTGCAAACAACCACCAAGGCGACAATGAAGACAGTAGTACGTGGAGAGTGAACAGCGTTAGGTCAGCAGAAACATCCAGCTGAAATCATTTTCAGAATGGGCTTCTCTGTGGTCTGTATTTCGTAGAGAACGAACTATGATAGCCAGCGCAACAAGGGTTAATGCTGTGCAACATGCCGGGAAAGGTGAGGTGTCACGATGGTAGAGtgcaagccagccaagagGCGGGTGtgacttggccttgtttggATCAGAGTGATCAGTTTGCTTCTTCCGGAGATGAGAGTCACTTTATCTCGTCCTGCGTCATTCGAAACTGCCGGTATTCTCGTTCTGCTTGAACGTCACTTGAATTCGGTGGAATCGTAAGTCTTCTGCACTAATACATGCCAACGGCATTTTGACTGTAGTTCTCGCAACTCTAGAAATCATGTCCCTGCCTGCGCTCTAGTCTCTTTGTTCCTGAACAAGTGAGGCTCCACTAATGGATGGGTCTGGCTCGGAAACCGGGAGCAACAACATGCATCACCCGTCGTGGCGAAAGATTAGTTAAAACGCCATGCCGGTGGTGGCTTGAAACATGGTTGGGCAGGGCTGCCCAGAAGCTGAGGGCATGGCCAAGTGAGCCGGCGCTCAGAGCACCGACTCCTAAAATAGTTTTGATTGCCTCGAGTCTCCCGGATGTTGCAAGCATGGCTGAATTGAAGGTTGCACATCGGTTCAGTTGGCAAGGAATCCAGCAGCCTAgaatgatggtgatggaaacACCCAGACGAACAGGACGTGTGCTTGAAATTGTAACATCCTTGCTGCATGTATCTGCTCACAATGTTCCAGATCTGCACGCTCTGCTACTTTGGTAACAGAGGGGCCGGCTTGCATCCAAACAGATGGTAGAatttgatggcaagattgtccTTGGGTTGATAACGGTAAGCCAACAACCAGTCGTACGACATTCATGTGAAAGGAACCAGGCTTAGGCGACATTTAATACGCAGGTCTGAGGACGATCAAGCCCCTGTTCCGTACGTAATATCTCGTCGCAACACCGCAGATACTGAAGTGTTTTCCGGGCCTGTGCCAGAATTATCTCATGTAGCATCAACTGTGTAAGACTTTCGAAGAAACGGGTCTTGCCAGTCTGGGTCGGAGCATGTAATCATGACCGGAAGAAGCGCCAggctcttcttcaccgtAACGAAGTTGCTTCCATACATCTTATTTTGGCGCCTTCAGGTAGGACTGTACTCCCGAGCTATACGgggcagaagatgaagggTTGATTATTTAGGCTTTCTCTCGTCCTTCCTACCTAGGGGCAGTAGTGTAGCAGTGGGCGGGTTAAAACACCTAGAAACTCTGTCTGATTCTTCAGTATTATTGCTGTGTGTCCGCTGGCATTCAGTTGGGGGATATTGATTATGGACGGAACGCGAAGTTGAAAATGATGCGACGTCTCATGCCAGTGTGATGTCAGATAGGAACAAGGTTTGTGGATGGCACTTAGACAAACAAACTCTACGTACCACGTTCAGACCACCAAATACGCTGTGCGCCGACGAACAGAGCAGCTCTTTTGTTGAAAACCAACACCGTACCGCACTGGTGGAACGTCTGGGTACGGACCCCGTGAGGTTGCTAAACTCCACGCACACGGACCCAAATAGTTGATGCTATTCCCTCCCGGAATCTGCCCCCCGATGTTGCGATTGGGTCTGTGCAAAATACTCTATTGGACATGCTCGTCGATTACTCCGTAATACACACCCATTAATTAGACTTATAGTGGGCCATTCCGTCGTGAGAATTGGCCTAACCTACCGAGTAGGTCTGTTGGACTCGTTGTGTTGTGCTGATCCGTGCTCGATTTCCGAGACCAGGGCGACATGCTTCGAGGGCACCAAGGCCTCCATGTCGGTATGGATGCAGGGCACTGTCTTCGAGAAAGCCAAACCCTTGCGAGGGATCCTCAGCGGCAAACTCTCGCATCATTAGCGCGGTGGAGGGTTGCATCATGCAGCATAATGGTCGACGAGCTTGCAGTGAGGCTAGCGTGGCACATGCAGCAGAGACGGGACATCAAATAATGAAGCATGGGTATGTTGAAGCAATCAAAGACATACGGAGCAACTTGCAGTCGAAACACGGCAAAGCAGAGCAGCTCGGGGGACAAGATTTCGACCGGGAACACGACAGGTTGAGAGAGGGGAGAGAGGAGATGCGAAGATGAGCACTTGAGGGGAGAGAAGACCAGGCCAGAGTGAATCTTGGTCCCACCAAGAGAGATGGTTGTAGGTACAGGTACTTGTACTTTGTACTGCCAACTTGGAACCAGACTGGTATTGGctgtaccagaccagaccagaccagacccgactCGATGCTCTCAACTTAAAACAGCACGGCAGGCACTGCCCCAGACGCTCCAGCCAGAAAGGCCAGAAGCACGCcaccatcaattgatccatcAATACTTAAGTACTTACGTATGTACCATACCATACGTCTAGTGCGTGGTGCCATTCGATTCCATTTGATCTTCGATCCCGTCCCGTCGCCGCGACCAAAAagtacttgaccagacttgaccagaccctcctctcttcttctttcctccgCCACGACCGccgcatcaccaacaatTATCGAGTCGAGTTGCAGAATTGCGAGAATCCAACGCCCGGCTGCTGGGTTACGCATTACCAGCGTCGCTCGCACCGTCAACCACGTCGAAAACTGTTCCTTCACTGCTTTCGGCTAGCCAACATGGGCGCCAAGATGGCCTGGTCCAAGAGCACTCGCATCAAGGTCATGATTGCTATTGACACGGCCTTTTTCTTGCTCGAGTTGATTTGCGGTTTCCTTGCTCACTCACTGGCTTTAACTGCGGATGCGTTTCACATGGTATGTTCCCTTTCCAAACCTAAGACctggtttggtttgttttgttcttgtttgGTGTGGGATGCCATCTTGACATCATCGCTAATATTCGCCACACAGCTCAACGACATCATCTCCCTCGTCATCGGATTATGGGCTGTTGTCGCCGCACAGAAAGAAACAACCGACGAATTTACATTCGGAGTACGTCTGCACATCGGCATCGGTGTCATCCCTTCAAAATACCAAAACCTATACCGACTGCTTGCTAATGACACAAATTACAGTGGGTTCGTGCCGAAATTTTGGGTGCCTTCTTCAAtgccgtcttcctcatcgcTCTATGCGTCTCCATCATTCTTGAGGCCCTGACCCGATTTGTTGAACCCCCCGAGATCAACCAACCTAAGCTCATTCTCATTGTCGGGTGTGCCGGTCTGGCATCCAATCTACTTGGAtttgttgtgcttggtggcCACGGACATTctcatggtgatgaagaagagggccATGACCATGATCATGATCACCACGACCATAGCCACGCTGTCCAGGAGGGAGCCTCCTCGGACACGGACAACCTCCGCCGCACTGTCGCTAACGAGGAAGGCGCTGTAGGGGATGTCCTCCCCGAAGTCATTACAAGACGAGCTGGGAACACGAGTCCCGAGACGTCTCGTCGCATCCGATTCGGAGATGACAACACCGGCCGAGAGGAATCAAACAGTAGAAACCGGTTGGGTGCTGCTCAGTCTAGAGGGCGTGCCCGACGACGCTCCAGTAAGAGCGGGCACTCGCGCTTCCAGAGCATCGAGGACATGagcatccatccagccaGTTTCCGTCAGGACATTATTGCAGCTAGTCTTGCCGCATCCTCGGGAGCCGGTCTCATCGCCGACAGCGACACCAGTGAAGATGCTCTGATCGGCGACTCGGAAACCGACGTCAACGAAGAATCACCGCTGCTCGCGGGCGGTGGCAAGGGGAACAACGGAGCCATTGGCCACTCGCACTCgcactcacactcacactcacacaaACGGCCCCGCCGAGATTCGAGTGTGCACGACGGCCACAACCATACGCTGCCCAGAAAGGCCGGAGCCAAGGCCAGCGGTCACAATCACGCTGACATGGGCATGAACGCCATGATGTTACACGTTTTAGGTGATGCATTGGGTAACGTCGGCGTCATTGTCACCGCCCTCGTCATTTGGCTGACCGACTGGCCGGGCAAGCTGTATTGCGATCCGGCTGTGTCTCTCCTTATCACGGCCATTATTCTCAAGACGTCCATCCCCCTGACCCGTGCTACCGCTAGGGTCTTGCTTCAGGCCACTCCTGAGAACATTAGCATCCAAGACATTCGCCAAGACATTGAAGGTCTTCCCGGTGTCGTCAGCTGTCACCACATTCATGTATGGCAATTGTCCGACACCAAGGTGGTTGCCAGCATGCACCTGCAAGTGGCGTTTCCCATTAATGAGCACAGCGGCGAAAAATACATGCAACTCGCCAAGAGAGCCAGGAAGTGCCTCCATGGATACGGCATCCATAGTGCTACCATTCAACCCGAGTTTTGTTTGGATCGACAACACCGACATGCAGGGGACGCGGCAGCCTTGCGGATGGACGGAGGATTAGACGGTACCGGCGAGAACGCCTGCCTACTAGAATGTATCGATGACTGCCAGGCAGAGGGTTGCTGCCCCCCCGGCGACTCTTCGTCCAAAGCATCATCGAGTCGCCGCGGTAGCGAGACAACTCagggcggtgatgatgcgagTCATCAACACTAAATTCGAAACTAATCAAAGCATCCTTTTGCCTTTCCTTTTGTTTTAAAACTTGTTAGCCCATAAAATCTGCCGTTTACATTTGGGCGAAGTGCCACCTACCAGGCACAAAAGATTTAGAGACAGGGGAGGGGCTATGCACTGTTCCCCCAAGCGATGCTATTGGGATCGCTTCCTGcttcatggtgttgaagcaCAAACTAATACAAACCATATTAATTGATAGCCACCTTCATTACACCATTTTTCTGGGACTTTGTTTTTGCAATTTTCTGGTCAACACGGGCGTTTCAAGGAGCTACAGCGGGTCTTGTTTGTTGTCGTCATCTATCTCTGTCAAGGTTCATTATATGATGGAGGTCTGTACTAGGTTCAGTAGCGAAGAGCACCGTTACTCTTTGATATGAGGAAGACGGTAGTAGATGAAAATAGCTCAAAAGCGATCTATTCCGTAAAATATGGCTTTCAATTTGTAAGAGACtcgtggatgaggaggcgaCTGTTCTTCAAAAGTGAAGTTTGAACTGTCTGGGGCGTGGTAACAGCGGTCTCCTAGTTTCGCGAATTTAGACCACGAACAACTATCGTAAACTTTCAAGTCCCTTGACATCAATGACTCGAGGCTAATCTCGCTGAGAAATTGTTCCATATGCTGCACAATCAAGCATCCTCCTTGCGCCCTGTCCCAACCTTCAGCCCCAGTCCTGTCACCATGTATGCAAGACGCTCCCATAAAACCCCCTTCATCTTGCTGAAAATAGAGCCCCATTCGTATAGATCATCTACTGGTCAAAAAATCGCAAGCGAGGCTTCGGAATTGACAATCGCTCCAGCGCCTAAAGCCGAATAGGATACAATAAGCCATCGGGTCGTCAACAAATCAACGTCTTCATGGCGCAGTTGGTTTAGCGCGTTGGTCTCATAAATTGTTGTTTATGATCAGATGAATAATCTGGGCCATCCAAAGGTCGCGAGTTCGAGTCTCGCTGAGGACATTTATTTTTTGCTCATTGAGTGGATTTTTTTGGTCctcttttggtggtttggtttggtttaGTTTGGTGGGGCTTATCTGTTTGAGTCTGGTAGGGTTTGTgggtgatggtggcattgacTTGTGTTGCTTGTTTTTTTgagagtacggagtattgtGGTCAAAGTTTGAGGGCTGTGAAGGAAGTTAAAGGAATTGCTGGGGCGTGAAGTCCATTCAAAATGTTATAGTACGGGCTGTGGTATGAATGGGATTACTTTGAGAATATGCGGAATATTGGTGTAAGCGTTACATCTACACTGCTGGGTCAAAAGTAATTGAACAAGAGAAGGGTATCGCGTATCGCATTGTATGCTGGACCATACTGAGATGTGTTAGTAGTATATATACCTGGGTACTTagatgtgggcaaatacttttcaCCACAGACTGGTATATACGTATCTCCTTGTGAGGTGAGGGACGAGAACGGAAATTTTGTTGGCTCTAAAATGTCAAGGCAACATGGACGTTTTGGCGGAAATTGAACAAATAAATGATCACAAAGGGAAGTGGTGATATCTGCTATCTCGCCGAGAGGACTTGGAGTTGTCAGTCCGCGAAATTCCAAGACTACGCAGACTAGGCCAAGTCAAATGCTGGAAACTATTCTCTTCATGTACATGTTAAGTGTTGGCATGTGCTCATAAATTCGGCCAACCGTAGCCATCCGCTAACATATCAAACGTAAACTAGGTAATGTAGTATAATACCtcccctcatcatcacttacaccaagCTCCCTATGCCAATGAAGAACAAAGCAGCTCGCCAGCAACTCAATGCAAATTAAATCAGTTCAATCATAACCCAGACATCCAAACAAACCTAAACACAAGGTTAGAAACACCATGATCAACAGCACGGCAATAAAGCCACCATACCTTCTCCCCATTTCCCCATTCATAGCTGGTATTCAGCAAGCGGTCCATTCTTGGAGTGCAACACCCGATTCACTACACCATTAGCATCACCACATCTTATCAAACAAACGAAAACACAGCAACATACCTTGCTCCCTAAATTTCGGCCTCTCATACGTCTCCTCCCCCCGAATCCACCATATCCTCAAATACCACGCCGCAACAAGCGCATCCCTCTCCCGCGCCGTCATCGCCGCCGTCACCCCCAAGCTCAGCTCCCCATCACGAAACAACTCCCTCGCCACCAGCTCACCATCCCCGTTCCTCCATTCCCAAACCACCCCGTTCCTCCTGTGTCCCGTATTCTCTGCGGCCTCAAATAAAACCTGCTTCCCTTCCTTTCTCAGCCGTCTGTCCGCGCCCCATTTCGCCGGCACAAACCGAAACCGCCTCCCGGTCTTAAACACCGCGTCCGACCTCTCAATGCCCATGTTTCCCAGAGTCTGGCGTGACTGCGACTCAGCTTGGTATGGGAACATGCACATTTCGCCTTTTTTCGGGTGTTTTAGGTGGAACAGCACACGGTTACGAGATTTAATGGTTGGTTCGCCTTCGGTTGTGCGGACTTGAAGCTGGAGTTTCTCCATGACGACTTTCCGGTCTGTTTCCTTTAGGGAGTTGAGGTGGTGGGAAAATTCGTAGAGAGGCGGTCCGAGGGGATCATTGGACCGAATGAATCTATCGGAGATGCAGAGCGTTTCTTGCGGAACTAGGTCATTTGAGTGGTTGTTGTTACTGCTGGTGCATTCGTCATACGAGGGCAGGTCTTCGTTTCTAGTTGGGACGTCCATTCTCAATACCTGCTATCCGTCTAAGGTGAGTTTTAGCTTCGAGAAGTGAAAATGGCGCTCTAGAAGGCTGCTCAGAACATTCCATTTGAATTGGCAACGGGTCTCCATAACCGAGGCGGAGTACTGAATCGTCCATCGTCGAGACATTCCGAGTTTA
This window contains:
- a CDS encoding zinc homeostasis factor 1 (similar to Cordyceps militaris CM01 XP_006673370.1), coding for MGAKMAWSKSTRIKVMIAIDTAFFLLELICGFLAHSLALTADAFHMLNDIISLVIGLWAVVAAQKETTDEFTFGWVRAEILGAFFNAVFLIALCVSIILEALTRFVEPPEINQPKLILIVGCAGLASNLLGFVVLGGHGHSHGDEEEGHDHDHDHHDHSHAVQEGASSDTDNLRRTVANEEGAVGDVLPEVITRRAGNTSPETSRRIRFGDDNTGREESNSRNRLGAAQSRGRARRRSSKSGHSRFQSIEDMSIHPASFRQDIIAASLAASSGAGLIADSDTSEDALIGDSETDVNEESPLLAGGGKGNNGAIGHSHSHSHSHSHKRPRRDSSVHDGHNHTLPRKAGAKASGHNHADMGMNAMMLHVLGDALGNVGVIVTALVIWLTDWPGKLYCDPAVSLLITAIILKTSIPLTRATARVLLQATPENISIQDIRQDIEGLPGVVSCHHIHVWQLSDTKVVASMHLQVAFPINEHSGEKYMQLAKRARKCLHGYGIHSATIQPEFCLDRQHRHAGDAAALRMDGGLDGTGENACLLECIDDCQAEGCCPPGDSSSKASSSRRGSETTQGGDDASHQH